The window AGCAGACGCTGGTGATGGTAGACGGGCAACGCATCAACGACCCGGCAACCGGCAGCACATACCTGAGCGCCATAGATCCGACCACCATCGAACGGATAGAGATTGTACGCGGCGCGGCCAGCAGCCTGTATGGCTCTGATGCCATGGGCGGGGTCATCAACATCATTACCCGCAGCGACGGCCAGGACAAGCCGCTAAGCGTATTCGGCAATATCGGCGTGGGCACCCACAGCCTGTTCAAGGCCAGCGTCGGCGTCTCCGGCGCCAGCAACGGCTGGGACTATCGTCTGGCAGGCAGCTACGCCAGCAGCGACGGTTTTAACGCCACCCGTGAAAAACTGGGCACATTTACCTACAACCCGGATCACGACGGCTACGAACAAGCCTCTTTATCCGGCGCAGTGGGCTACACCTGGAAGCCCGGCAACCGCCTGGGCGTGTCGTTCTATAATGGCTACACCCATGGCGACTTCGATAGCGGCGCCTATGACACCAACACCTTCGGCATCATGCGCCAGCAATCGGTCGCCGTCACCAGCAATAACCAGTTAACCGACTGGTGGGACAGCGTGCTGCAGGTCAGCGTCAACCGCAATCTTTACGACTCGCGCGCTTCCTATGGCAATTCGGTGCTGGGCAGCATACAGCGCACCTACTCCTGGCAGAACAATTTCGCCATCAACCGTGAGAACAAACTGTCGCTGGTGCTGGAACGCAAGGATGAAAGCATCTTTGGCACCACCACCTACGAACAGGACAAACGCCATACCAACGCGGTGGGGCTGATTTACCGAGGCGACTTTAATCGTCATCATGTCCAGGCCAGCCTGCGCAACGACAACGTCTCGGGCTATGGCAGCAAAACAACCGGCAGCCTGGGTTACGATTTCGATATCACACCTGAATGGTCTGTCGGCGTGGCAGGCAACACCGGCTATCGCGTGCCGACCTTCGCAGACTTGTATACGCCGCTGAGCTTTGGCTATCAGGGCAATCCGAATCTGAAACCGGAAACATCACGCAATATTGAATTGCGCACCGCATGGCGCACTGAATCTACCAGCGTTTCAGTCAACGCCTGGCAGACCAAGTATCGCGATTTGATCAATGGCTATGTTTGTGATGAAATGTACAACTGCACGGCCGAAAACGTCGACAGGGCAACAGTTCGCGGCATTTCTCTGAATGCCGAGCATCGTTTCGACAATACCCGCATCTACGCAGGTGCGGATTTCATGAACCCGAAAGACGATGAGAGCGGCAATCGTCTGATCCGCCGTGCCAAACACGTTTATCGTATCGGGGCCAGCCATACTTTCGGACAGGCCACAGTGGGCGCAGACTTCACCCATACCGGTTCACGTTATGACGACAAGAACAATACACGTGAAAAGCGACTGGGCAGCTATGGCGTGCTGAACCTGCATGCCAGCTATGCCTTCACCAAAAATCTGGAAGCCCAGGTATACTGGAACAACGTGCTGGACAAGAAATATGAAACGGCCTATGGCTATAACTCAGCCGGTTCCAATATCTTTCTGAACCTTGCATTCCGGATGTAAAACATGTCCCGCCGCAAGCACGCCGCTTTCCTGTCCATGACAGATGCAATAAAAGGTGCTCTGCTTGCGGCGCTCTTGTGCTCCAGTGCACTGGTGGCTGATCCTGCAGCAGCGACGGAAAAAAAAGCAGTCAGCTTATCACCCCACCTCACAGAACTCGCCTATGCGGCAGGTGCCGGCAACCATCTGCTGGGCGTTGCCGAAGGCAGCAACTACCCACCGGCTGCCAGCGCGCTACCACAAGTAGGCAGCGGCGTTGCGCCCAACGCTGAGCGTATTGCGCTGTTACAGCCCGATGTGATTCTGGCCTGGGGATATAAGGACAGCAAGGATCTGTATCCGAACCTGCGTAAACTGAATATACCCATTTTTTATCAGGCGCCGACCAGCCTGGACGATATTACAGATGACATTGAGAAACTGGGCGCACTGTTCAACACCCAGGCGAGCGCCAATGCCACCGCGCAGCAATTACGAGAGATACTGAGCTCTACGCGCGAGCGTTACCAGCATGCGGCAAAGATAAACATTTTCGTATTGGTTAGCCAGGAGCCTTTGTATACGCTGGGTGCGCGCTCGTTTGTGGTGGATGCCCTGCACGCCTGTGGCGCCGAATCAGCCTTTGAAAACGTGTCTGCGCCGGCACCCATAGTCAGCAAAGAACAGCTGCTGCTCGCACACCCGCAGGCCGTGCTTTTTGCAGCAAAAAACGTCACCGCCGAAAGCAAGGTGCTTGGCGCTTATTTTTCTTCAATGGGCTTGCGCTTGCAGGCCGATCAGCTGCTGGGCATGAACCCGGACATTATCTTTCGCCCGACAGACCGGCTGATTCGCGCACTGCCTGCGCTGTGCAGCGATATAGACCGGATCAGGCGTCGCCTTGCTCCAGTTGCTTCTGTATCGCCTTTGCCGCCACCACACCATCGGCCATCGATGTAACCACACAGGGGTGCTGCCGGTGCGTGACCTCGCCAATCGCGTAAATACCAGGCAGATTGGTTTGTGTTGTCGCAAAATCGGTACGCACATAACCGAGTTCATTGCAATCGAGGCCCAGGTCCTGCATGCCCTGCAAACGCGCACGAAAACCGTAAAGTACCAGCACGGCATCGTAGCTGCGACCATTCACCTGGCGCGTCTCGGGATCAAAGGTATAGGCACCGGTGGTGATATCCGACTCATTCAGGAACTTCATCCAATGGCGCTGACAGCGTAGCGTACGCGCATAAATATGTACAGACTTGGCGCCGCGTTCCTTCAGAAACAGGGCGTTTTCGAAAGCATTATCGCCCCCACCCAGAATGGCCACATCCTTAAGCGCAAATTCATAATTGGCCACATGTTTGCCGGGGCCGACAAGCACATCATCGTAAGCCTCCCGCTCCCATTCAGGCGGTCGCCTTGGCTCTACCCCACTTGCAATCACCACATAGCGCGCATGCAATGGCAGATCTGCACCGAAATACACCTTGAAATGCTCTTGACCGCCCTGCTGCGCTGCTTCGCGTTCGATCCGCGTCACATGTGAATTGAGCAGCACCGGTACACGGGCACTATCCAGGCTTAGTTTGATGCGGGCCGCGACTTCTTC of the Advenella mimigardefordensis DPN7 genome contains:
- a CDS encoding TonB-dependent receptor domain-containing protein, which encodes MKSCFAPTALALAILPAAVTAQTATSDATDTPITYLETIVATPARTSQVLGDVYGDVSVITNETLRNAGGRSLTDVLAQQPQIQAYQQGGPQTLTGIFVRGAGPQQTLVMVDGQRINDPATGSTYLSAIDPTTIERIEIVRGAASSLYGSDAMGGVINIITRSDGQDKPLSVFGNIGVGTHSLFKASVGVSGASNGWDYRLAGSYASSDGFNATREKLGTFTYNPDHDGYEQASLSGAVGYTWKPGNRLGVSFYNGYTHGDFDSGAYDTNTFGIMRQQSVAVTSNNQLTDWWDSVLQVSVNRNLYDSRASYGNSVLGSIQRTYSWQNNFAINRENKLSLVLERKDESIFGTTTYEQDKRHTNAVGLIYRGDFNRHHVQASLRNDNVSGYGSKTTGSLGYDFDITPEWSVGVAGNTGYRVPTFADLYTPLSFGYQGNPNLKPETSRNIELRTAWRTESTSVSVNAWQTKYRDLINGYVCDEMYNCTAENVDRATVRGISLNAEHRFDNTRIYAGADFMNPKDDESGNRLIRRAKHVYRIGASHTFGQATVGADFTHTGSRYDDKNNTREKRLGSYGVLNLHASYAFTKNLEAQVYWNNVLDKKYETAYGYNSAGSNIFLNLAFRM
- a CDS encoding helical backbone metal receptor; translation: MSRRKHAAFLSMTDAIKGALLAALLCSSALVADPAAATEKKAVSLSPHLTELAYAAGAGNHLLGVAEGSNYPPAASALPQVGSGVAPNAERIALLQPDVILAWGYKDSKDLYPNLRKLNIPIFYQAPTSLDDITDDIEKLGALFNTQASANATAQQLREILSSTRERYQHAAKINIFVLVSQEPLYTLGARSFVVDALHACGAESAFENVSAPAPIVSKEQLLLAHPQAVLFAAKNVTAESKVLGAYFSSMGLRLQADQLLGMNPDIIFRPTDRLIRALPALCSDIDRIRRRLAPVASVSPLPPPHHRPSM
- a CDS encoding NAD(P)/FAD-dependent oxidoreductase, producing MIKRGFFLKMQQAVYDAIVIGAGPAGASCAVWLAHMGFSPLIIESSGRAGGLSASNPFEDTWNVTAPGLTGEEVAARIKLSLDSARVPVLLNSHVTRIEREAAQQGGQEHFKVYFGADLPLHARYVVIASGVEPRRPPEWEREAYDDVLVGPGKHVANYEFALKDVAILGGGDNAFENALFLKERGAKSVHIYARTLRCQRHWMKFLNESDITTGAYTFDPETRQVNGRSYDAVLVLYGFRARLQGMQDLGLDCNELGYVRTDFATTQTNLPGIYAIGEVTHRQHPCVVTSMADGVVAAKAIQKQLEQGDA